In Ailuropoda melanoleuca isolate Jingjing chromosome 4, ASM200744v2, whole genome shotgun sequence, the following proteins share a genomic window:
- the NEURL3 gene encoding E3 ubiquitin-protein ligase NEURL3 isoform X1, with amino-acid sequence MGSGWGGVQTALTPHPTPTDAEAPRETLRFHAEAKGAQVRLDAERCTAHRRATFHDGIVFSQRPVLPGERVALRVLGQEKGWCGGLRVGFTRLDPARVSAPCLPPFVCPDLEQQSPTWAAVLPEDGALPGNVVRFWVNRRGRLFARVNAGPRLLLRKGVLMGAPLWAVMDVYGTTKAIELLDPTASVFPSTMPRTLSDETRQPEATAEEECAICFHRAANTCLLPCGHTDFCSYCAWRVFRDSARCPVCRWDIEAVTPT; translated from the exons ATGGGGAGCGGGTGGGGCGGGGTCCAGACCGCACTgacgccccaccccacccccacagacgCCGAGGCGCCGCGAGAGACACTCCGCTTCCACGCTGAGGCCAAGGGCGCGCAGGTGCGTCTGGACGCCGAGCGGTGCACTGCACACAGGCGCGCCACGTTCCACGACGGCATCGTGTTCAGCCAGCGGCCGGTGCTGCCCGGCGAGCGGGTGGCGCTGCGCGTGCTGGGGCAAGAGAAGGGCTGGTGCGGCGGGCTCCGCGTGGGCTTCACGCGCCTGGACCCCGCGCGGGTGTCCGCGCCCTGCCTGCCGCCCTTCGTGTGCCCAGACCTGGAGcagcagagcccgacgtgggcgGCCGTGCTGCCCGAGGACGGCGCGCTGCCGGGGAACGTGGTCCGCTTCTGGGTGAACCGCCGCGGCCGGCTCTTCGCCAGGGTCAACGCGGGCCCCCGGCTCCTGCTGCGCAAGGGCGTGCTCATGGGCGCCCCGCTCTGGGCCGTGATGGACGTGTACGGGACCACCAAGGCCATTGAGCTGCTGG atCCCACAGCCAGTGTCTTCCCCTCAACCATGCCACGGACTCTCAGTGATGAGACCAGACAGCCTGAAG CCACAGCAGAAGAggagtgtgccatctgtttccacCGAGCTGCCAAcacctgccttcttccctgcGGCCACACAGACTTCTGCAGCTACTGCGCTTGGCGGGTCTTCAGGGACTCGGCCAGGTGCCCTGTATGTCGCTGGGATATCGAGGCCGTGACCCCCACGTAG
- the NEURL3 gene encoding E3 ubiquitin-protein ligase NEURL3 isoform X2 — protein sequence MGALLCSQADAEAPRETLRFHAEAKGAQVRLDAERCTAHRRATFHDGIVFSQRPVLPGERVALRVLGQEKGWCGGLRVGFTRLDPARVSAPCLPPFVCPDLEQQSPTWAAVLPEDGALPGNVVRFWVNRRGRLFARVNAGPRLLLRKGVLMGAPLWAVMDVYGTTKAIELLDPTASVFPSTMPRTLSDETRQPEATAEEECAICFHRAANTCLLPCGHTDFCSYCAWRVFRDSARCPVCRWDIEAVTPT from the exons ATGGGggccctgctctgctcccagGCTG acgCCGAGGCGCCGCGAGAGACACTCCGCTTCCACGCTGAGGCCAAGGGCGCGCAGGTGCGTCTGGACGCCGAGCGGTGCACTGCACACAGGCGCGCCACGTTCCACGACGGCATCGTGTTCAGCCAGCGGCCGGTGCTGCCCGGCGAGCGGGTGGCGCTGCGCGTGCTGGGGCAAGAGAAGGGCTGGTGCGGCGGGCTCCGCGTGGGCTTCACGCGCCTGGACCCCGCGCGGGTGTCCGCGCCCTGCCTGCCGCCCTTCGTGTGCCCAGACCTGGAGcagcagagcccgacgtgggcgGCCGTGCTGCCCGAGGACGGCGCGCTGCCGGGGAACGTGGTCCGCTTCTGGGTGAACCGCCGCGGCCGGCTCTTCGCCAGGGTCAACGCGGGCCCCCGGCTCCTGCTGCGCAAGGGCGTGCTCATGGGCGCCCCGCTCTGGGCCGTGATGGACGTGTACGGGACCACCAAGGCCATTGAGCTGCTGG atCCCACAGCCAGTGTCTTCCCCTCAACCATGCCACGGACTCTCAGTGATGAGACCAGACAGCCTGAAG CCACAGCAGAAGAggagtgtgccatctgtttccacCGAGCTGCCAAcacctgccttcttccctgcGGCCACACAGACTTCTGCAGCTACTGCGCTTGGCGGGTCTTCAGGGACTCGGCCAGGTGCCCTGTATGTCGCTGGGATATCGAGGCCGTGACCCCCACGTAG